From the Lathyrus oleraceus cultivar Zhongwan6 chromosome 4, CAAS_Psat_ZW6_1.0, whole genome shotgun sequence genome, one window contains:
- the LOC127137574 gene encoding U11/U12 small nuclear ribonucleoprotein 31 kDa protein — MSSKKKHKRKHSDSDEDDDVFYYRYCASSSTPNTTTGTTSSNQPQSKPNNKGSSIGGTGEPLAPSKSTLYVSNLDYSLTNSDHHTLFSTFGRIARVTVLKDRHTRLSRGVAFVQFVSRNDAQRAVAEMNKKILNGRTLTASIAADNGRAPEFIRKRVYNTETALCYECGGHGHLSYECPKNQLGPRPRPQPKKPRRGFSGLRDRDGEEEGDDEEEEGGQIAAEQFDDNWASFVDDEAGERLVGRNRNDDEGLDNNKTKKKGKKAGYFSDESDHDDDD, encoded by the coding sequence ATGTCAAGCAAGAAGAAACACAAACGAAAACACAGCGACAGCGATGAAGATGACGACGTTTTCTACTACCGCTACTGCGCTTCGTCCTCAACCCCCAACACCACCACCGGCACCACATCCAGTAATCAACCCCAATCAAAACCGAACAACAAAGGATCATCAATAGGAGGAACAGGTGAACCCTTAGCACCATCAAAATCGACGTTATACGTTTCTAATCTAGATTACTCCCTAACAAACTCCGATCATCATACGCTCTTCTCTACTTTCGGCCGCATCGCGCGTGTAACCGTTCTCAAAGACCGTCACACGCGCCTAAGCCGCGGTGTCGCGTTTGTCCAATTCGTTTCTCGTAATGACGCCCAACGCGCCGTGGCGGAGATGAATAAGAAGATTCTCAATGGAAGGACTCTAACTGCTTCTATTGCTGCTGATAATGGACGTGCTCCGGAGTTTATTCGGAAGCGCGTGTACAATACTGAGACTGCTTTGTGTTATGAGTGTGGGGGGCATGGTCATTTGTCGTATGAGTGTCCTAAGAATCAGTTGGGGCCGAGGCCGCGGCCTCAGCCTAAGAAGCCGCGACGGGGATTTAGTGGGCTGAGGGATAGGGATGGGGAGGAGGAAGGTGATGATGAGGAGGAGGAGGGTGGTCAGATTGCTGCGGAGCAGTTTGACGATAATTGGGCTTCTTTTGTGGATGATGAAGCGGGTGAAAGGTTGGTGGGGAGAAACAGAAATGATGATGAGGGTTTGGACAACAACAAGACgaagaagaaagggaagaaaGCTGGGTATTTCAGTGATGAGAGTGATCACgatgatgatgattga